In Arthrobacter alpinus, a single window of DNA contains:
- the purS gene encoding phosphoribosylformylglycinamidine synthase subunit PurS has product MPRIVVDVMLKPEILDPQGKAIVGALPRLGFTAFSAVRQGKRFELTVDGEVTDAILAQAREAAETMLSNPVIEDVVNVEVVAD; this is encoded by the coding sequence ATGCCTCGGATCGTTGTCGACGTTATGCTCAAGCCCGAAATTCTGGACCCGCAGGGAAAAGCCATTGTTGGCGCACTTCCCCGCTTGGGCTTCACCGCATTCTCCGCTGTCCGCCAGGGCAAGCGCTTTGAATTGACCGTTGACGGCGAGGTGACCGACGCGATTCTGGCCCAGGCCCGCGAAGCCGCCGAGACCATGCTCTCCAACCCCGTCATCGAAGACGTTGTCAATGTTGAAGTTGTGGCGGACTAA
- a CDS encoding exo-alpha-sialidase — MKSTDFPRRWKNARAVTIAGVLTAGLLTSMIAPAVAQGEAVSAGAVGSYAEQVLAKNGDNAIDPVLGANYRIPALAHLGNGIVLASYDGRPYGGDSPQPNSILQRRSTDNGKTWGAPTYVARGQVPTAEKLVYGFSDPSYVVDEVTGDVFNFFVYSKDVSFQAGAFGNNDADRKITSSAVAVSRDKGLTWSMDPAHMPVLPPVDYAAGSEFAGFDGPLITDVVKPVGDSANVGGIQGVFAASGAGIQLKYGEHKGRLVQQYTGKVKQASGAIEYQAYSVFSDDHGKTWQRGAFVGTGMDENKTVELSNGDVMLNSRASSGGNGGRKIAISKDGGATYGPVTVDTRLSDPVNNASIARMYPHAAQGSDEAKMLLFSNANSTSGRQNGTIRYSCDDGATWSAGKQFKAGAMSYSTVAPLGDGTFGVFYEGDNNTMTFGKFNAEWLAIECGVELTAKAVTGANGETVQAELTLVNGSDKAITGAKATFAAKNAWTFGTAAFADVAAGATATVTVPVTIPASAKAGSYSVTAKASYGTSEFNAVVPVTVTGGAAPTIGLGVVGSRTDNGRDLAATPYAVGEKLPYQFAVTSLSNVTSNVAPVSGNFDPFLPPAGGNCRWNNLAMWANYTCGTPRHAVTADELANGFFVPLTTWSVTSTGLASKTFTITGSEVDVLARNPELSATAAAVWNDTDGNGLAGAGDTTTTTVTATNSGNVTLTGVAGLGTDHGTLAVGATATFTQTRELSTAELSEGAVAERSIALAAVNGAKDASKDVLVQAVELPVLPAMPGFEPSVTRLDLKGQPPVDLGLSTGKFSIGDTVTVKNLPANEWAYVHLNQHGARIGWFLADAQGTVTFTVPEGTKNGKDTLVVSDGNGGLFSFGTFHVTPN, encoded by the coding sequence ATGAAATCCACCGACTTTCCACGCCGATGGAAGAACGCCCGCGCGGTAACAATCGCAGGCGTACTAACTGCCGGCCTGTTGACCAGCATGATCGCCCCTGCCGTGGCGCAGGGCGAAGCTGTTTCCGCTGGCGCAGTTGGCAGCTACGCCGAACAGGTGTTGGCCAAGAATGGCGACAACGCCATTGACCCCGTACTGGGAGCCAACTACCGCATCCCCGCCCTTGCCCACCTGGGTAACGGCATTGTCCTGGCCTCCTATGATGGTCGCCCCTATGGTGGTGACTCGCCCCAGCCAAACTCCATCCTCCAGCGCCGCAGCACGGACAACGGCAAGACGTGGGGTGCGCCCACCTATGTGGCACGCGGCCAGGTGCCCACGGCCGAGAAGCTCGTCTACGGCTTCAGCGACCCCAGCTATGTGGTCGATGAGGTCACCGGGGATGTCTTCAACTTCTTCGTGTACTCCAAGGACGTCAGCTTCCAGGCTGGTGCCTTCGGCAACAACGACGCGGACCGCAAGATCACCAGCTCCGCCGTCGCCGTTTCACGAGACAAGGGCCTGACTTGGTCAATGGACCCGGCACACATGCCCGTGTTGCCCCCGGTTGACTACGCCGCGGGCTCGGAATTTGCCGGTTTCGACGGCCCGCTGATCACCGATGTAGTCAAGCCCGTGGGTGATTCCGCCAACGTGGGCGGCATCCAGGGCGTCTTTGCAGCTTCCGGTGCGGGCATCCAGCTCAAGTACGGCGAGCACAAGGGCCGCCTGGTCCAGCAGTACACCGGCAAGGTCAAGCAGGCCAGCGGTGCCATTGAGTACCAGGCCTACAGCGTCTTCTCCGACGACCACGGCAAGACCTGGCAGCGCGGTGCGTTCGTTGGCACCGGCATGGATGAAAACAAGACCGTGGAACTCTCCAACGGCGACGTGATGCTCAACTCCCGCGCCAGCAGTGGCGGCAACGGCGGCCGCAAGATCGCCATCTCCAAGGACGGCGGCGCAACGTACGGACCCGTCACTGTGGACACCCGCCTGAGTGACCCCGTCAACAACGCCTCCATTGCACGCATGTACCCGCACGCCGCGCAGGGCTCCGACGAGGCCAAGATGCTGCTGTTCTCCAACGCCAACAGCACCTCCGGACGCCAGAACGGAACCATCCGCTACTCCTGCGACGACGGCGCCACCTGGAGCGCCGGCAAGCAATTCAAGGCGGGCGCCATGAGCTACTCCACAGTGGCCCCATTGGGTGACGGCACCTTCGGCGTCTTCTATGAAGGCGACAACAACACCATGACGTTCGGCAAGTTCAACGCCGAATGGCTCGCCATCGAGTGCGGCGTTGAGCTCACCGCCAAGGCCGTCACGGGCGCCAACGGTGAAACCGTGCAGGCTGAACTGACCCTGGTGAACGGAAGCGACAAGGCCATCACCGGAGCCAAGGCCACTTTCGCCGCGAAGAACGCCTGGACTTTCGGCACTGCCGCATTTGCCGACGTCGCCGCGGGCGCCACGGCCACCGTCACTGTCCCGGTGACCATCCCCGCCAGCGCCAAGGCCGGAAGCTACAGCGTCACGGCCAAGGCCAGCTATGGAACCAGCGAATTCAATGCAGTGGTTCCCGTGACTGTCACCGGCGGCGCTGCACCCACCATCGGCCTCGGCGTCGTGGGCTCGCGCACCGACAACGGCCGCGACCTGGCCGCCACGCCGTACGCGGTTGGCGAAAAGCTCCCGTACCAGTTCGCCGTGACCAGCCTCAGCAATGTCACCTCCAACGTTGCGCCGGTCTCAGGCAATTTCGATCCGTTCCTGCCCCCGGCCGGCGGCAACTGCCGCTGGAACAACCTGGCCATGTGGGCCAACTACACCTGTGGGACGCCCCGTCACGCGGTCACGGCTGATGAACTGGCCAATGGCTTCTTTGTCCCCTTGACCACCTGGTCCGTCACCAGTACCGGCCTTGCAAGCAAGACGTTCACCATCACGGGCAGCGAAGTTGACGTGTTGGCGCGCAACCCCGAATTGTCGGCCACCGCGGCTGCCGTGTGGAACGACACCGACGGCAACGGCCTGGCCGGAGCTGGCGATACCACCACCACCACGGTCACCGCCACCAACTCCGGCAACGTCACCCTGACCGGTGTCGCCGGGCTCGGCACCGACCACGGCACCCTGGCTGTGGGAGCCACGGCCACGTTCACTCAAACCCGTGAACTTTCGACGGCGGAACTTTCCGAAGGTGCCGTGGCGGAGCGTTCCATCGCGCTCGCCGCTGTCAACGGCGCCAAGGATGCGTCCAAGGACGTCCTGGTGCAGGCGGTTGAGCTGCCCGTGCTCCCAGCGATGCCTGGCTTTGAGCCGTCCGTGACCCGTTTGGATCTGAAGGGCCAGCCTCCCGTTGACCTGGGCCTGAGCACGGGCAAGTTCAGCATCGGCGACACCGTCACGGTCAAGAACCTTCCTGCCAATGAATGGGCCTACGTGCACCTGAACCAACACGGCGCCCGCATCGGCTGGTTCCTGGCCGATGCACAGGGCACCGTCACGTTCACCGTCCCTGAGGGCACAAAGAATGGCAAGGACACCCTGGTGGTATCGGATGGGAACGGCGGGCTGTTCTCCTTCGGCACCTTCCACGTCACGCCGAACTAA
- a CDS encoding GDSL-type esterase/lipase family protein has product MVSVAAQWSGMFAIHVNEDGAQSFSRLDPNGYLPPFTDNLANRAAMAAGIRASWRTGGGTLTIAGHGADDCAPYDVLINGERTHRLPAVGLHRHEVDLTRLAPDSLVQLWLPHYGDFTLKQATLDGASVTSAVEEGPRWITYGSSITHCQQADGPTQAWPALVAAANGWQLTSLGLAGECQLDPVVADTIAQTPADLISMCVGINSYNASVFSERSYGPALQGFINTIRRAHPDVPLVVISPVLSLPREHKINEVGWTLAHYRQATADVVAVFQARGDANLHLIDGATVLTEQEALDRLPDTLHPDTAGYAIMAERLAPQLAAALL; this is encoded by the coding sequence ATGGTTTCAGTTGCTGCCCAATGGTCCGGAATGTTTGCGATTCACGTTAATGAGGACGGTGCGCAGAGCTTCTCCAGACTGGACCCAAACGGGTATTTGCCACCCTTCACCGACAATCTGGCCAATCGGGCCGCCATGGCAGCTGGCATCCGCGCCTCTTGGCGCACCGGCGGTGGGACACTGACCATCGCAGGCCACGGCGCCGACGATTGCGCCCCTTACGATGTCCTGATCAACGGCGAACGCACGCACCGGCTGCCCGCCGTCGGCCTTCACCGCCACGAGGTTGACCTGACGAGGCTGGCACCCGACTCCCTTGTGCAGCTGTGGCTGCCCCACTATGGCGATTTCACCCTGAAGCAAGCAACGCTCGACGGCGCTTCCGTCACCAGTGCGGTGGAAGAGGGCCCGCGGTGGATCACCTACGGCAGTTCCATCACGCACTGCCAACAGGCCGACGGCCCTACCCAGGCGTGGCCCGCGCTCGTGGCCGCGGCCAATGGCTGGCAGCTCACCAGCCTGGGATTGGCGGGTGAGTGCCAACTTGATCCGGTCGTCGCGGACACGATTGCCCAAACTCCGGCCGATCTCATCTCCATGTGTGTTGGCATCAACAGCTACAACGCGTCTGTTTTCTCCGAGCGCAGCTATGGCCCTGCCCTGCAGGGTTTCATCAACACGATTCGCCGGGCCCACCCCGACGTGCCGCTGGTTGTCATCTCCCCAGTGTTGTCGCTGCCTCGCGAACACAAGATCAACGAGGTGGGCTGGACGCTAGCGCACTACCGTCAGGCCACGGCAGATGTGGTTGCTGTGTTCCAGGCCAGGGGAGACGCGAACCTGCACCTCATCGACGGAGCCACCGTGCTGACGGAGCAGGAGGCCTTGGACCGGCTTCCCGACACCCTCCACCCCGATACTGCCGGATACGCCATCATGGCAGAAAGGCTGGCGCCCCAGCTCGCAGCCGCACTCCTCTAA
- the sucB gene encoding 2-oxoglutarate dehydrogenase, E2 component, dihydrolipoamide succinyltransferase: MSKRPQASSCAAARSQWTGRSMPDSVLLPALGESVTEGTVTRWLKAVGDLVSIDEPLVEVSTDKVDTEIPSPFAGILTSIMVPEDQIAEIGSVLATIAAESAAETPVVEPVETPAATVAPPADRDSLGRGPESEGPESEGPAASLRAEGALGDFPANRPRAASASLTSPTETPAPPVVEPVEVKTPGLYFTPLVRRLARQHKVDLATVAGTGVGGRVRGDDVRKAAASTVATPSAAVVPVPAPAKAAAAAPAALRGTVVKAPRIRAVIASRMRESLNTSTQLTQVHEVDVTAIVRLRERTKGQFAAIHGVKLTFLPFIAQAVAEALKVHPMLNAEFDEAAGTITYHGAEHLAFAVDAPKGLMVPVVRDAGSLNLAGLASGIADVASRTRNGSIKAEELNGGTFSITNIGSVGALFDTPIINQPQVGILGVGAIVKRPMVVAGADGGDVIAIRNMMYLCLTYDHRLVDGADAGRFLQTVSARLSAGSFEAELGL; encoded by the coding sequence ATTTCCAAACGCCCACAGGCAAGCTCCTGCGCCGCGGCGAGATCACAGTGGACAGGCCGGTCAATGCCTGATTCCGTACTGCTTCCAGCCCTGGGTGAAAGCGTCACCGAAGGCACCGTCACCCGCTGGCTGAAGGCCGTAGGCGATCTTGTCTCCATCGACGAGCCACTCGTGGAGGTGTCCACGGACAAAGTAGACACCGAAATCCCCTCCCCGTTCGCCGGCATCCTGACGAGCATCATGGTGCCCGAGGACCAAATCGCTGAGATCGGCTCGGTTCTGGCCACCATCGCGGCAGAATCGGCGGCGGAGACACCGGTGGTCGAGCCTGTCGAGACCCCGGCGGCGACGGTCGCACCCCCGGCGGACCGGGATTCCCTCGGCAGGGGCCCCGAGAGCGAGGGCCCCGAGAGCGAGGGCCCCGCTGCGAGCTTGCGAGCAGAGGGAGCTCTTGGGGACTTTCCGGCCAATCGGCCGCGGGCGGCCTCGGCCTCCCTGACGTCGCCTACGGAAACCCCGGCTCCGCCGGTGGTCGAGCCTGTCGAGGTCAAGACGCCCGGCCTCTACTTCACTCCCCTGGTGCGCAGGCTCGCCCGCCAGCACAAGGTTGACTTGGCCACCGTGGCAGGAACCGGCGTCGGCGGACGAGTCCGCGGAGACGATGTCAGGAAGGCAGCCGCTTCAACTGTTGCAACGCCGTCGGCGGCCGTTGTGCCCGTTCCGGCGCCCGCCAAGGCTGCTGCCGCGGCACCGGCCGCGCTCCGCGGGACCGTGGTGAAGGCTCCTCGAATCCGGGCTGTGATTGCCTCGCGCATGCGGGAATCCCTGAACACCTCCACCCAGCTGACACAGGTCCACGAGGTGGACGTGACCGCGATCGTGCGGCTGCGGGAACGGACCAAGGGCCAGTTTGCTGCGATTCACGGCGTGAAGCTGACGTTCCTGCCGTTCATTGCCCAGGCAGTGGCGGAGGCGCTGAAGGTCCATCCCATGCTCAACGCTGAATTCGACGAGGCTGCGGGCACCATCACCTACCATGGGGCCGAACACCTCGCGTTTGCTGTGGACGCCCCGAAGGGGCTCATGGTTCCGGTGGTGCGCGATGCAGGATCACTGAACCTTGCCGGCCTGGCCTCAGGGATTGCCGACGTTGCATCCCGCACGCGCAACGGCTCCATCAAGGCCGAGGAGCTCAACGGAGGCACGTTCTCCATCACCAACATTGGTTCGGTGGGTGCGCTCTTTGACACGCCCATCATCAACCAGCCGCAGGTCGGCATCCTGGGTGTTGGCGCCATCGTGAAGCGGCCCATGGTTGTTGCGGGCGCCGACGGCGGGGACGTGATTGCGATCCGGAACATGATGTACCTGTGCCTGACGTACGACCACCGCCTGGTGGATGGCGCCGATGCCGGTCGGTTCCTGCAAACGGTCTCGGCAAGGCTCTCCGCCGGTTCCTTCGAGGCGGAACTGGGCTTGTAA
- the allB gene encoding allantoinase AllB: MSSTEENAPHGGIFDLVFRGQRVLTTAGIVPREVGVRDGVVIALEPLGNNLQGHQVIELADDETLIPGLVDSHVHINEPGRTDWEGFASATRAAAAGGVTTVIDMPLNSIPATTNVAALELKRSVALDQAFVDVGFWGGAIPGNKADLRPLHDDGVFGFKCFLLHSGVDEFPPLDADEMEADMAELKSFDSIMIVHAEDSRAIDRAPTAAGDHYDKFLASRPRGAENLAIAEVIERARWTGARAHILHLSSSDALPMIASARRDGVRLTVETCPHYLTLMAEEIPDGGTAYKCCPPIREASNREKLWEGLQDGTIDCIVTDHSPSTLDLKDLENGDFAVAWGGVSSLQLGLSLIWSEARHRGIALEQVIQWMSTAPAELVGLHKKGKLAPGYDADFAVFAADDAFVVDVTKLKHKNPITPYDGRALSGVVRRTFLRGQEVDFQTPTGKLLRRGEITVDRPVNA, encoded by the coding sequence ATGTCTAGCACCGAAGAAAACGCCCCCCACGGCGGAATTTTTGACCTCGTATTCCGCGGCCAGCGAGTGCTCACCACCGCCGGAATTGTGCCGCGCGAAGTGGGTGTCCGTGACGGCGTCGTCATTGCCCTTGAGCCGCTTGGCAACAACCTCCAGGGTCACCAGGTCATTGAGTTGGCTGACGATGAAACCCTCATCCCGGGTCTCGTGGACAGCCACGTGCACATCAACGAGCCCGGCCGCACGGACTGGGAGGGCTTTGCCTCCGCCACCCGCGCAGCCGCGGCCGGCGGTGTCACCACCGTCATCGACATGCCCCTGAACAGCATTCCGGCCACCACCAACGTTGCAGCCCTTGAGTTGAAGCGCAGCGTGGCGCTTGACCAGGCCTTCGTCGACGTCGGCTTCTGGGGCGGTGCCATCCCCGGCAACAAGGCGGACCTGCGCCCCCTGCACGACGACGGCGTCTTCGGCTTCAAGTGCTTCCTGCTCCACTCAGGCGTGGATGAATTCCCGCCGCTCGACGCGGACGAGATGGAAGCCGACATGGCCGAGCTGAAGTCCTTCGACTCGATCATGATTGTCCACGCCGAGGATTCCCGCGCCATCGACCGTGCCCCCACGGCGGCCGGCGACCACTACGACAAGTTCCTGGCCTCACGCCCCCGCGGTGCCGAGAACCTGGCCATCGCCGAGGTCATTGAACGGGCCCGCTGGACCGGCGCCCGCGCCCACATCCTGCACCTGAGCTCCTCCGACGCGCTGCCCATGATTGCCAGCGCCCGCCGCGACGGTGTCCGCCTGACAGTGGAAACGTGCCCGCACTACCTGACGCTCATGGCCGAGGAAATCCCCGACGGCGGCACCGCCTACAAGTGCTGCCCGCCCATCCGCGAAGCCTCCAACCGCGAGAAGTTGTGGGAGGGACTCCAGGACGGCACCATCGACTGCATCGTCACCGACCACTCCCCCAGCACCCTGGACTTGAAAGACCTGGAAAACGGCGACTTCGCCGTCGCCTGGGGCGGGGTTTCCTCGCTTCAGCTGGGCCTGTCACTGATCTGGTCCGAGGCACGCCACCGCGGCATCGCCCTGGAACAGGTCATCCAGTGGATGTCCACCGCCCCGGCTGAGCTCGTGGGCCTGCACAAGAAGGGCAAGCTGGCCCCCGGCTACGACGCCGACTTCGCCGTCTTTGCCGCCGACGACGCCTTCGTCGTTGACGTCACCAAGCTCAAGCACAAGAACCCGATCACCCCCTACGACGGCCGTGCACTGTCCGGCGTGGTCCGCCGCACCTTCCTGCGCGGGCAGGAAGTCGATTTCCAAACGCCCACAGGCAAGCTCCTGCGCCGCGGCGAGATCACAGTGGACAGGCCGGTCAATGCCTGA
- a CDS encoding glycerate kinase, whose protein sequence is MRVILAPDKFKGSLSAPEVARHLAEGLRSAYPKLDIELMPVADGGEGTIDAVVAAGFTRVDATVQGPTGEAVLAEFAVRGEVAVIEMASASGLAVLPDGRLAPLAASTYGTGQLVSAALDHGCTDIVLGVGGSASTDGGAGMLAALGVTFKDATGKHLPPGGGALSRVTNIDVTGLDKRLGGVTFTLASDVDNPLLGPEGAAAIFGPQKGATPEHVAHLENALERYFRIMANALGTAAVDAIDAPGAGAAGGTGYAALAVLSAKRRSGIDVVLGLTGLAERLHGAGLVITGEGSLDEQSLFGKAPMGVGAAARASGVPVVAVCGRTTLDANTLADAGFASTHALTDIEPDTNLCMKNAGTLLAQIGATIGSGLARAGQEKEISHV, encoded by the coding sequence ATGCGGGTCATCCTCGCACCGGACAAGTTCAAAGGGTCGCTCTCGGCCCCGGAAGTAGCCCGGCACCTGGCGGAGGGCCTGCGCTCCGCCTACCCGAAGTTGGACATTGAGCTGATGCCAGTGGCCGACGGCGGTGAGGGCACCATTGACGCCGTCGTCGCCGCAGGATTCACGCGGGTTGATGCGACGGTGCAGGGACCCACCGGCGAGGCTGTGCTAGCCGAGTTCGCCGTCCGCGGGGAGGTCGCCGTCATTGAGATGGCGTCGGCCTCCGGGCTGGCGGTCCTGCCAGACGGCCGGCTGGCTCCTCTTGCCGCATCTACGTACGGCACCGGCCAGTTGGTCAGTGCCGCACTAGACCACGGCTGCACGGACATTGTGCTGGGCGTGGGCGGCAGCGCGTCCACCGACGGCGGGGCAGGAATGCTCGCAGCCCTGGGCGTCACGTTCAAGGACGCAACCGGCAAGCACCTGCCGCCCGGCGGCGGTGCCCTCTCCAGGGTGACGAACATCGATGTCACTGGCCTGGACAAGCGTCTGGGCGGGGTCACCTTCACCCTGGCCAGCGACGTGGACAACCCGCTGCTGGGCCCCGAAGGCGCGGCCGCCATTTTTGGACCACAAAAGGGTGCAACCCCGGAACACGTCGCCCACCTGGAAAACGCGCTTGAACGGTATTTTAGGATCATGGCCAACGCCCTCGGCACCGCCGCCGTGGACGCCATTGACGCACCCGGAGCCGGCGCCGCCGGCGGCACCGGCTATGCGGCTCTCGCAGTACTGAGCGCCAAGCGGCGCTCAGGCATTGACGTTGTGTTGGGCCTGACCGGTCTGGCGGAGCGGCTCCACGGGGCTGGCCTGGTCATCACCGGTGAAGGCAGCCTCGACGAGCAGAGCCTCTTCGGGAAGGCCCCCATGGGCGTGGGCGCCGCTGCCCGGGCCTCCGGTGTTCCCGTGGTCGCCGTTTGCGGCCGCACCACTTTGGATGCCAACACCCTGGCCGACGCCGGCTTTGCCAGCACGCACGCCTTGACAGATATTGAACCCGACACCAACCTTTGCATGAAGAACGCCGGCACCCTGCTCGCCCAGATCGGAGCCACCATTGGCTCGGGGCTGGCCCGCGCCGGCCAAGAAAAGGAGATTTCCCATGTCTAG
- a CDS encoding 2-hydroxy-3-oxopropionate reductase, giving the protein MTNVAVIGLGIMGLPMAVNLVKAGHTVTGFNRSQGAIDKLVAAGGQGGTSIADAVKDADAIITMVPDSPDVEAVVSGADGVFANARKGALWIDASSIRPDVAKRLSADAVAAGIRPLDAPVSGGEQGAIDGVLSIMVGGEAKDFTDAGEVLNAVGKTIVHVGPSGSGQTVKAANQLIVAVNIQALSEAIVFLEAYGVDTVAALKVLGGGLAGSKVLDQKGQKMLDRNFDPGFRLALHNKDLGIVTAAAREAGVTVPLGAAVAQLVSAMVAQGDGALDHSGLFKQAAALSGRK; this is encoded by the coding sequence ATGACAAACGTTGCAGTTATCGGTCTCGGAATCATGGGCCTGCCCATGGCAGTCAACCTGGTCAAGGCCGGCCACACGGTGACCGGTTTCAACCGCAGCCAGGGCGCCATTGACAAGCTGGTTGCCGCAGGCGGCCAGGGCGGCACGAGCATCGCCGACGCCGTCAAGGACGCCGACGCAATCATCACCATGGTTCCGGACTCCCCCGACGTTGAGGCAGTTGTCAGCGGCGCCGACGGCGTTTTCGCCAACGCCCGCAAGGGTGCCCTCTGGATCGATGCCAGCTCCATCCGCCCCGATGTGGCCAAGCGCCTCTCCGCCGACGCCGTTGCAGCGGGCATCCGCCCTCTCGACGCCCCGGTTTCCGGTGGCGAACAGGGCGCCATTGACGGCGTTTTGTCCATCATGGTCGGCGGCGAAGCAAAAGATTTCACCGACGCCGGCGAAGTGCTCAACGCAGTGGGCAAGACCATCGTCCACGTGGGCCCCTCCGGCTCAGGCCAAACAGTCAAGGCAGCCAACCAGCTGATCGTGGCAGTGAACATCCAGGCCCTCTCCGAGGCAATCGTCTTCCTTGAGGCCTACGGCGTCGACACCGTCGCAGCACTGAAGGTCCTCGGCGGCGGCCTGGCCGGCTCCAAGGTTCTTGACCAGAAGGGCCAGAAGATGCTCGATCGCAACTTCGACCCCGGATTCCGCCTGGCCCTGCACAACAAGGACCTCGGCATTGTCACCGCAGCAGCACGCGAGGCCGGCGTCACCGTCCCCCTCGGCGCAGCCGTGGCACAGCTCGTCTCCGCCATGGTGGCCCAGGGCGACGGCGCCCTTGACCACTCCGGCCTCTTCAAGCAGGCCGCGGCACTCTCCGGGCGCAAGTAA
- a CDS encoding hydroxypyruvate isomerase family protein, giving the protein MTYTVNCSILLTELPLLERAAAAKAAGFDAVEFWWPFASSVPGDAELTAFERSITDAGVQLTGLNFNAGDMPAGDRGLVSWIGREAEFKDNIAVVAGIGERLGCKAFNALYGNRQDGQHPAAQDALAVENLVAAARGIAAIGGTVLLEPVSGAPAYPLKTAADALSVIAKTQAAGVENVKLLADFYHLAVNGDDVAAVIEQHAKDFGHIQIADNPGRGAPGTGELPLGEWISRSRELGYTGAIGLEYKAPAAEAFTWAIRQPA; this is encoded by the coding sequence ATGACGTACACAGTGAATTGCTCCATCCTCCTGACGGAGCTGCCCCTGTTGGAGCGTGCGGCCGCGGCCAAGGCCGCCGGCTTTGACGCCGTCGAATTCTGGTGGCCCTTCGCCAGCTCCGTTCCCGGCGATGCCGAGCTCACCGCCTTCGAGCGCTCCATCACCGACGCCGGCGTACAACTGACGGGCCTGAACTTCAACGCAGGCGACATGCCGGCAGGCGACCGCGGACTGGTCTCCTGGATTGGACGTGAAGCCGAATTCAAGGACAACATCGCCGTTGTCGCAGGAATCGGCGAGCGCCTGGGCTGCAAGGCCTTCAACGCCCTCTATGGCAACCGCCAGGATGGGCAGCACCCCGCAGCCCAGGACGCCCTGGCCGTGGAGAACCTGGTTGCAGCCGCCCGCGGCATCGCAGCCATCGGAGGAACTGTCCTTCTGGAACCGGTCTCCGGAGCCCCTGCCTACCCCCTCAAGACGGCCGCGGACGCACTGTCCGTTATCGCCAAGACCCAGGCGGCCGGGGTGGAGAACGTCAAGCTGCTGGCAGATTTCTACCACTTGGCCGTCAACGGCGACGACGTGGCGGCAGTCATTGAACAGCACGCCAAGGACTTCGGGCACATCCAGATTGCCGACAACCCCGGCCGCGGCGCACCCGGCACGGGCGAACTTCCTCTCGGCGAGTGGATCAGCCGCAGCCGCGAACTTGGCTACACCGGGGCGATCGGTCTCGAATACAAGGCCCCCGCTGCCGAAGCCTTCACCTGGGCCATCCGCCAGCCCGCCTAA